The following coding sequences lie in one Populus trichocarpa isolate Nisqually-1 chromosome 14, P.trichocarpa_v4.1, whole genome shotgun sequence genomic window:
- the LOC18104733 gene encoding uncharacterized protein LOC18104733 yields MGFFGFNGSSLYSSLKSSMDFWFQNERLNFCYGCAILFVLLCIILYNFSTRLLRFFSSSSSSSSSSSRRHSVSFSSPAASATDIASSNSRVSEIVSVADLKFLIENLDEKLIENEKWENVTNKRNNLLAYTAKCFKPKDAPIKYLSLTVFENCTMEVLRDFYMDNEYRKQWDKTVVEHEQLQVDRTNGTEIGCTIKKFPLLTPREYVLAWRLWEGKDKTFYCFIKECEYPLAVRQRRFVRVKFYRSGWRISKVPGRNACQITMFHQEDAGLNLEMAKLAFSRGIWSYVCKMNDALRKYSLMSHPWTGPAVTAVTLIQKVPPELETLNTVVDTQATSTLIAAQGLDTGEAKEKKFLRRPSKKIVANGLLLLGGVIFLSRGHSSLGAKVAMAYILTKLRKHDASSGQERER; encoded by the exons ATGGGTTTCTTTGGTTTCAATGGATCATCACTCTATTCTTCTTTAAAATCTTCAATGGATTTTTGGTTCCAAAATGAAAGACtgaatttttgttatggatGTGCTATTCTCTTTGTTCTTCTTTGCATTATCCTTTACAACTTCTCCACAAGACTGCTcagattcttctcttcttcttcttcttcttcttcttcttcttctaggcGACATAgcgtttctttttcttctccagCTGCTTCTGCTACTGATATTGCCTCCTCTAATTCCAG GGTTTCAGAGATTGTTTCAGTAGCTGACTTGAAgtttttgattgagaatttggatGAGAAGCTAATTGAGAATGAGAAATGGGAAAACGTTACAAATAAGAGAAACAATCTTCTAGCATATACTGCCAAATGTTTCAAACCTAAG GATGCTCCTATAAAGTACTTGAGCTTGACGGTGTTTGAAAATTGCACCATGGAGGTGCTAAGGGACTTTTACATGGACAATGAATACAGAAAGCAGTGGGATAAGACCGTGGTTGAACATGAGCAGCTGCAGGTGGATAGAACTAATGGAACTGAAATTGGTTGCACAATTAAGAAATTTCCTCTCTTGACGCCAAGGGaatatgttttagcatggaGATTGTGGGAAGGAAAAGATAAAACGTTTTATTGCTTTATTAAG GAATGCGAATACCCTTTAGCTGTAAGACAGAGGAGGTTTGTACGAGTGAAGTTCTATAGATCTGGTTGGAGAATCAGTAAAG TCCCTGGTAGAAACGCTTGTCAGATCACAATGTTTCACCAAGAAGATGCTGGTTTGAATTTGGAGATGGCAAAGTTGGCTTTCTCAAGGGGCATATGGAGCTATGTATGCAAGATGAATGATGCACTACGCAAATACTCTCTGATGAGTCATCCTTGGACAGGTCCAGCTGTTACTGCAGTGACTCTTATCCAGAAG GTTCCACCTGAACTAGAAACATTGAACACTGTTGTGGATACTCAGGCAACTTCAACATTGATTGCTGCACAGGGACTAGATACTGGTGAAGCCAAAGAGAAGAAATTCCTGAGAAGGCCATCTAAAAAAATTGTCGCAAATGGTCTGCTTCTTCTAGGGGGTGTAATCTTCCTGTCCCGTGGGCACTCTAGCCTTGGTGCCAAAGTTGCCATGGCATATATCCTGACAAAGCTGAGAAAACATGATGCCTCGTCAGGCCAAGAAAGGGAAAGATGA